From Mycteria americana isolate JAX WOST 10 ecotype Jacksonville Zoo and Gardens chromosome 4, USCA_MyAme_1.0, whole genome shotgun sequence, one genomic window encodes:
- the UBE2D3 gene encoding ubiquitin-conjugating enzyme E2 D3 isoform X2, with translation MALKRINKELSDLARDPPAQCSAGPVGDDMFHWQATIMGPNDSPYQGGVFFLTIHFPTDYPFKPPKVAFTTRIYHPNINSNGSICLDILRSQWSPALTISKVLLSICSLLCDPNPDDPLVPEIARIYKTDRDKYNRISREWTQKYAM, from the exons gaactTAGTGACTTAGCCCGTGATCCTCCAGCACAGTGTTCAGCAGGTCCCGTTGGAGATGACA TGTTTCATTGGCAAGCCACAATTATGGGACCT AATGACAGTCCATATCAGGGTGGTGTATTCTTCTTGACAATTCACTTTCCTACAGACTACCCTTTCAAACCACCTAAG gtTGCATTTACAACAAGAATCTATCATCCAAATATTAACAGTAATGGCAGCATTTGTCTTGATATTCTAAGATCACAGTGGTCTCCTGCTTTAACTATTTCTAAAG ttctctTATCCATTTGTTCACTGTTATGTGATCCAAATCCAGATGACCCACTAGTGCCAGAGATTGCACGTATCTATAAAACAGACAGAGACAA GTACAACAGAATATCTCGGGAATGGACTCAGAAGTATGCCATGTGA
- the UBE2D3 gene encoding ubiquitin-conjugating enzyme E2 D3 isoform X1: MALKRINKELSDLARDPPAQCSAGPVGDDMFHWQATIMGPNDSPYQGGVFFLTIHFPTDYPFKPPKVAFTTRIYHPNINSNGSICLDILRSQWSPALTISKVLLSICSLLCDPNPDDPLVPEIARIYKTDRDKYNRLAREWTEKYAML; the protein is encoded by the exons gaactTAGTGACTTAGCCCGTGATCCTCCAGCACAGTGTTCAGCAGGTCCCGTTGGAGATGACA TGTTTCATTGGCAAGCCACAATTATGGGACCT AATGACAGTCCATATCAGGGTGGTGTATTCTTCTTGACAATTCACTTTCCTACAGACTACCCTTTCAAACCACCTAAG gtTGCATTTACAACAAGAATCTATCATCCAAATATTAACAGTAATGGCAGCATTTGTCTTGATATTCTAAGATCACAGTGGTCTCCTGCTTTAACTATTTCTAAAG ttctctTATCCATTTGTTCACTGTTATGTGATCCAAATCCAGATGACCCACTAGTGCCAGAGATTGCACGTATCTATAAAACAGACAGAGACAA GTACAATAGGTTAGCAAGAGAGTGGACAGAGAAATACGCTATGCTGTAG